The sequence below is a genomic window from Schistocerca nitens isolate TAMUIC-IGC-003100 chromosome 4, iqSchNite1.1, whole genome shotgun sequence.
TATGCTTTCACATTAGAAAGTATGGAATGCAGGCAGAAAGGTTCCTGTTAACACACAGTTATTCCTTTTAAATTACAAATTGAAATTATAATATGACCCTTCTGAATACCAAGTATGAGATATAAATTACTAAGTGAAGCAATTTCGGTATGTATTTATAAATGGATAACCCTTTTCCAAAGTTTGGATCCAGAACAGGCAGTTAGATATTTTATGTTATAACTTCAGAtaatttcacaaataaaataaaatgtgcaaaGTCCAAATTAATGTGATACTGTATCTTTGGGCTCGAAATGCAGATGTTTAGTCATGCTGATAAAGTGTGAACTggacactgtccccccccccccccccccccatcacttcCAGTCTCTGTTGTGGCTATAGACTAACCTGTAGCATAACCTAATGTTTATTTTTGCCTCTTATTTAGCCACATTTTCtcttatttaacgcattttacgtcaTTAAAATTGTAAGATAAATtcacaaaatttatgttatataaCAGGCAAGTTTCcaagtgttttgatgcatattatgtacacacgtcaaaaaaaactACGAAAAATGAAAGGGATCCACTATGTAACTTAACCAAATTTGGCCCCACATGCAAGCAGAGTAACCTGACTCATGAGAAAGACAAGTTAGTAAATTGGCTATAATTTTAATAAACCTACTAGCAACCAAAAACGTTGTAGCGTATTCGACTGCCTGTGTTCCTTGGATCATAACATCTGCTGTGTGGACTGGTGTGCTCTTCGTCAGTGCAAGgcagtttttgttttgaatgtgaaATGAATTGTGCATACAATCAAAACTGACACAGGGGCCAAAcctttttatagaaagtttgtctcTGAAACCTTTATCATTTTTCGAAGGTTTTCTGCAGTAAACTGTGTAGGAAAACGTAGAAAGATAGAGCCTAATCTAAATTTTACACACTGTTTGTTTTACTAGTAAATGCTCTGCTCCTGACCATCTGGGGGTTACAGTATTTAAATGTAAAGTATGATATGAACACTGTCGAAAAACAATGTAGATAAAGTGTTTGTGCATgtgaaatatagttgtatatttgtaGGTATAAGATTCATGTGCATTTCCTTGACTTTGATCCTGTACGCTAAACAAATTGGCGAGTACAGTAAATTACATCGCTGCTATTAAAGGCAAAATATGGTATCAGTTATGATTAGGAACGTTCGTCTAACAGAAAGAATGCATGTAATTGCCATTTTTGTAACACTTACGTCTGACCCCATTGTGGTAGACATTTGTTGTAATGTACATGGTCAAGTTCATTATCATTGTGTATTAAATATTAAGAAATGTATACAGCACAGAAGCTTTTCTAGCAAAATTAATACAACAAGATCACATCACATGCCACTGGTGCATAGAGATATTAAACGAAATTTTTAATCTGGGCCCATAAATTACTTTAAAGTTGTATAATTGTTTGCTAAACCAATTAAAAAAACCTTTAAATTTTATAAACGTAACGTtgaatatggtgtgccacaaggttcTATTCTTGGTCCAATCCTGTTCCTGCTGCTTATAAGTTACGTAAGAGTCAGCAACTCCATCCTAAGTAAGGTTCTCCAGAATGAGTCTCATCATTCATGCAGAAAATACAGTAATTATGCGTTTACATACTGCAGAAAGGATACAACATTTACTACTGTAATGCTATTGGATAAACAATTAGCAACTATAAACACCATTTAATTTCTTGGAATATGGATCCAAGAAACCTAAAGTGCTATAATTATGTAACCTTTATCAATAAGAAATTAAATACCACATGCTATTGCACGAAAATTCTGACGTGGTTGCATGACACAATAAATGATGAAAAATATAAATTACTCTCAGATGGAATCACTGTTGAGATGAAGTATAATTCTTTTGGGGCAACTCACCTACCAGCAGAAGATGCATTATTGTCCAGAAAAGAATTGTAAGGATCATAAGACATGTAACTACTGGAAGCTCATTGAAGCCACCATTGAAGCACTTGCCAATTCTACCATTATTTTGTTTATGTGTTCTGGTGATTATATACGTTTAACCAAGAAAATGACGGACACTGAAGACAAACTAGAGTATGAAAACGAAGCACTTCATAAGTACATTACACAACAGAAAATGGAGCTGCACAGTGAATATGCTAAAACGAAATTTCAGTAAGACAGGCCTCTTGTAGCAGGGAAAAAACTTTACAACAAGTTACCACAACACATTAAAGTGAAGCTAGCTGCTTTTCTAGTGTGGTTGACTTCCTCCCGAATACTTGAGTCAGTAACATAATTTAAATTAGTGTACATCATTCGaattattaatatcttttattcttTATAATTGCATCTTTTATATACAAAGCAGAATTTGCAAATGCTTTGCTTCTTTTAATTATAAGATTAATTGTTGTTAATTTGTAAGAAGAGTATCAAGATATagtgaaaatttgtttcttttgtacaAAATCAACACAATGCTGTAAGAAAGATAAAAATCCTTATAGTTTTAACTAGAATAACTATTTGTAAGAAGAGTATAAGACGTCCAGTCTCTGTTGTGGCTATAGACTGACCTATAGCATAGCCTAATGTTTATTTTTGCCTTTTATTTAGCCACATTTTCtcttatttaacgcattttacgtcattaaaattgcaagataAATACACAAAATTTATGTTAGATAACAGACAAGTTTCcaagtgttttgatgcatattatgtacacacgtcaaaaaaaactACGAAAAATGAAAGGGATCCACTATGTAACTTAACCAAATTTGGCCCCACATGCAAGCAGAGTAACCTGACTCATGAGAAAGACAAGTTAGTAAATTGGCTATAATTTTAATAAACCTACTAGCAACCAAAAACGTTGTAGCGTATTCGACTGCCTGTGTTCCTTGGATCATAACATATCTGCTGTGTGGACTGGTGTGCTATTGGTCAGTGAAAggctgtttttgttttgaatgtgaaATGAATTGTGCATACAATCAAAACTGACACGGGGGCCAAAcctttttatagaaagtttgtctcTGAAACCTTTATCATTTTTCGAAGGTTTTCTGCAGTAAACTGTGTAGGAAAACATAGAAAGATAGAGCCTAATCTAAATTTTACACACTGTTTGTTTTACTAGTAAATGCTCTGCTCCTGACCATCTATTTGTAAGAAGAGTATAAGTAtagttatttttatttgcttattatttttatgtatttaaagtTATTTATGTTGTAGTAGACATACAATTTATAATCGTCATATTAATTCATATTGTCTTATATCATAATAACTGACTATATCAATTTGTGCCTacatacaaaaataatgaaatgtaacaataaaaCAATCAATCAAATAATTAATCCGTGAAAGAAATTTGGTTGCTAAAGTTGGCTTCGCTTAAGCAGTCATTGTCTAGACCGTTTTGATTGGTCTTCTTGTTTATtgtattttgtttacttttttaaatttttttttcttacaacacaggttgcaaacacagaccataATATATGTTCCTCCGATTCAAAATAAGTGAAACGATCTTTGAGGTTACGACAGCATCATCTTTACTACTAGATAGATTGTGGGCGAGCAATAACTTGGAActtgtgtgaacacaccacatttgcagttaCGTTTACATCACACGTATTGCGCAGATGTCTGCGCAGACACAGCTTAGCGTATGGGCTTGGCTTACGCGAGTGGTGGTGGGGGAATGCTCGCGTAAGTAGTTTGTGCCTGTGGAAGCCCGGCTGCGTGACGCTGCTGCAGTGGTAGCTTCGCTATTGATCGGTGCGCAAGCGACATCTATGGCTATCTTGGGAGTGCGCTCCCGTTTACAattgctttggctatgtttgtgtgTTGATGTGCGCGAATGTGAAGCAGTATAGGTATCGGTTTCAGTCATGAGTCAAGTAATGCAGCAAAAGAAACGTTTAATTAATAAGAAAACGGAACTTCACGAAACGTGGACTGATATTAGTGTTCTAATATCTCAATATCTGGAGAAACTAAATTTTGTTGTAGATACAGTGCTGCGTGAAAAAGATTCAGTGTCGTTCTTTCAAACGTATCCAAAAGTGTCAAGTCATGTGgacaaaattttaaacatatttttgcAAGTGCAGTGTGAATTCAGCTTGTTGTCATGTGAAAAGTTTTTAGATAGTGAAGTGTGTAATTTACATTGTTCAACTAAAACTGAAGGATTACCTTTGGAAGAACGCTGTAGAACAGTATCGGATTCAGAAGATTTGTCACAAGTTAAAGTTGGAGTACCGGAAAAGTTAAGTAATCCTACGGAAGAAGATCGCAGTACGGAGCTATCTAACTCAGAAGATGTGTCGGTTACGAAAGTTAGTGCTCTGGGTCAAGAGGTATGTGATTCATCCGTAGAAGTGTGCACAACAGCCGAAAGTGTAGAAAGGGTGGAAAACTCTTCGCCGTATGCAGTTAATGTTAGCGACACGGAAAAAATTACTGAGAGTGTTGCTCATGTTTCCAGTGTAGAAACTCTTCCTGTGTGTAAAATAAGTGAGGACTCGAGAAGTGAAAGCAGTGGATTCACATCTGCAAAGAAGCGTATAAGCCAGTATGATATAAAGCCAAATGAGGTACTGGAAATGGTATATTCCCACGGGGACAATCCATGGAATTTCTGGTTGTGTTATTACCCATGTTCAGACATTAAATTTATCCAGAAAAGTGTCAGTAGCATGTATTACACCAACAGATTGGAGGCTTTGTCCGTTTTGCCAGATGTAGGCGATTATGTACTTGTAGCAGATGGTGAGAGATTCCTCAGAGGCAAAGTGTTAACTGTGAGAGGCACAGAACTTTTGGATACTACTTGTGTTATGCTTCTTGATGTGGATAGTGGAAGAATGAAATCTTTTAAACTGCAGAATGTTTGGAAAATTACTGAAGAGTTAATGTGTATACAAGCTCAAGCTGTAAATTGTCAGCTGGAAGGCATTGCGGGTGATTCAAGTATGTGGTGTAAAGAAAATCTGCGACAGTGTCAGATGGATCGTAAATTCgaagaattgctgctgcagacaacACTTTCAGTTAAATTTATCAAGACAGTAGGTGACTCTGCATTGCCGCGTTACATTATTGATGCAGACAGCATAGATATGGAAACAGATAAAATCTACAATGTCTCACAGCTTATTAATAGTACAATAATTCCAGCTATCACACACAAACCTGTTGTTGAAGAATGTTCACAGGAGAGTGAGGCCTCTGTGTTGCAGAATTCAACTGCCGTTACATCCGTATCTCAAGACTGTCATGCCAAAAATGTGGAGCTTAATGTTACCCAGGAAGTAGTAAATGATCCAGATGAAATCAGTGAAAAAATTACTTCTCAAGCATCTGAGCTTAGCACAGGTTGTATGGTTGTTGGAAATGCCCAGCAGATACATGAAAACTATGCAGATGGTATATATGAAGACCCAAACTCTCCTAGGTCCCATTGTGGACCAAGCAGTCGAACACTGCTGTTGCATGAAACtgatacaaatttaaattctgaaaaagtaacaaATGATGCAGTTGAAATCtgtgaaaaaattgtttttcacacATGCCAGCTTAGGGCAGATAGTAGAGTTGATGTTGAAAATTCTCAGGAGCTATGTGAAAACTGTACAGGTGGCATAAATCAAGAACTAAATAGCCCCAGTTTCCACTGTATACCGAGCATTGAAATACCACCATATTATGAAATTGATAAAAATttgcattctcagaaattaagTGATTCGGATATCGCAGAAATAATATCACTCTGTGAAACATCATATTCAGATGTGATTTTAGATGTAGAAGACACTATTGATTCTCATACTGATGAGAATATTGCGCAGGCATCCAGTTTCGGAGCTGCAGAACTGCTGTCTGCTGAAAGTGGTGAAGACAGAACAAGTGTAACAGCAACCATTTATTGTAGTAAAGACTTTATTTTGGAGAAAAGAAATTATAGTTATCttcttaacaaaacagttcttggtattcctacatttgttgattCACCAAGTCTCTTTTACATGCAGATTTTCTTGAATGAGAATGATGAATTTACAGATTTACATGAAAAAATGGCAATTTTTTATtcagaaaacaaaattaaattcgCTACAAAAGAGAGCGCACAAAATATTATTAAATCATATTGTGTTGCTCTGTATCCTCAAGATAAACAGTGGTACAGGGCTGAAATCATTGACTGGATGTCTGCAACTGAAacaactgtgtgtgtgtcttttgttgaCATTGGTGATAAAATGGTTGTTGAACTTGATTTTGTGCAGCCTCTGGCCAGACAGTTTGCAAAAATTCCTGTTTTGTCACAGAAATGTCACTTGTATGGTGTTGCCCCTATTGAATGTGCTATGTACACATATGTGAGTTATGAATGGTCACCATGTTCACTGTCTGAGTttagaaatgttttaaatttagaCCATGTTTTCAGTATGCAGGTAAAAGAGTTCACTTCCTATGGGTCCCTTGGAGTGTTGTTAGTTGATCCATCATCACCGGGTGTGTCGGTTAATAAGAAATTAATAGCTCTTGGGGAGGCAAAATGTCTTCTTAATAAAGACACTTTAGATAAGTGGAACCCAATGCAAGAAGACTTCGAAAGAAGTAAAGTACTTGTATATGATGATGAAGATGCATGTGAAGCTGTGGCAGGTTATTCAGCAAATGATGAGCAGCGCTTTTGTAAATTTTATGCACGGCATGGCAGGTGCTACAAAGGTAGCAACTGCCGGAAAGAACATGTGCTGAGTCACCCAGGTGGCTGGATATCAGATAAAGAAGAAGTCTTTCAAGAAGCATTTTCACAGGTAGTGCTACCTGAAGTGGGGGAAACTATCTACCTTCAAGTTACTTGTGTTATTAGGATAAATTTGTTTTATATTATTCTCAATGTTGATGACAATTCAGGTGAGGAGACACTTCTGACATTGAACAGATACGTAAATGACAAAGACAATCTTAAAAATCTACGGAAACTGAAAGTTACACCAGCTGTTGGGCAGCTGG
It includes:
- the LOC126251302 gene encoding uncharacterized protein LOC126251302, with the translated sequence MSQVMQQKKRLINKKTELHETWTDISVLISQYLEKLNFVVDTVLREKDSVSFFQTYPKVSSHVDKILNIFLQVQCEFSLLSCEKFLDSEVCNLHCSTKTEGLPLEERCRTVSDSEDLSQVKVGVPEKLSNPTEEDRSTELSNSEDVSVTKVSALGQEVCDSSVEVCTTAESVERVENSSPYAVNVSDTEKITESVAHVSSVETLPVCKISEDSRSESSGFTSAKKRISQYDIKPNEVLEMVYSHGDNPWNFWLCYYPCSDIKFIQKSVSSMYYTNRLEALSVLPDVGDYVLVADGERFLRGKVLTVRGTELLDTTCVMLLDVDSGRMKSFKLQNVWKITEELMCIQAQAVNCQLEGIAGDSSMWCKENLRQCQMDRKFEELLLQTTLSVKFIKTVGDSALPRYIIDADSIDMETDKIYNVSQLINSTIIPAITHKPVVEECSQESEASVLQNSTAVTSVSQDCHAKNVELNVTQEVVNDPDEISEKITSQASELSTGCMVVGNAQQIHENYADGIYEDPNSPRSHCGPSSRTLLLHETDTNLNSEKVTNDAVEICEKIVFHTCQLRADSRVDVENSQELCENCTGGINQELNSPSFHCIPSIEIPPYYEIDKNLHSQKLSDSDIAEIISLCETSYSDVILDVEDTIDSHTDENIAQASSFGAAELLSAESGEDRTSVTATIYCSKDFILEKRNYSYLLNKTVLGIPTFVDSPSLFYMQIFLNENDEFTDLHEKMAIFYSENKIKFATKESAQNIIKSYCVALYPQDKQWYRAEIIDWMSATETTVCVSFVDIGDKMVVELDFVQPLARQFAKIPVLSQKCHLYGVAPIECAMYTYVSYEWSPCSLSEFRNVLNLDHVFSMQVKEFTSYGSLGVLLVDPSSPGVSVNKKLIALGEAKCLLNKDTLDKWNPMQEDFERSKVLVYDDEDACEAVAGYSANDEQRFCKFYARHGRCYKGSNCRKEHVLSHPGGWISDKEEVFQEAFSQVVLPEVGETIYLQVTCVIRINLFYIILNVDDNSGEETLLTLNRYVNDKDNLKNLRKLKVTPAVGQLVLAHYHQDGIWYRARVIDTDNDNNLVQVFFVDYGNTEWVSEIYVRDIEPQYLHLPFQAIESSLAFTEMNESVDDDSLETVISVFRCLTDCTQPLRAKIISKDDVLKKLELQLFDVNDHDIALMLADTGYVSITSIQMTPATAFAVPG